CTGATGCTGCTGGCACAGGCGCGGGACATCGACGCGATCGCCACGCCGGCCGAAATGGACGAGGCCGCGACGCCCGAAAGCGCGCCGCGCCAGAGCCTGTCGCACATTTGAAATTTTTTGGACCGGCCATGGCGGTTTTGCCGCTGCCAATCATCGTTTGAATCGTGCCCGGAATCAGGCAGGGTTCCGACACGTGAAGGATGTGATGACGCCAGCCCCAAAGATCGAGACGGAGGCAGCCGCGTGGCTGGCGGCCCTGGATGCGGGCACCGCCGATCGGGCTGCGTTCGAGGCATGGCGCAGCAAACCGGCCCATGCCCTCGCTTTCATCCGCCTTGAGCACACGTGGCGCACGCTCGATCGGCTGCGCGACCCTGCAATGAGCGAGCCGTCTCCACAGGATGCCCAAGCCGCCTCGTCTCCTGCGCCGGAGACGCACGCATCGAGGGTCGACCGGCGCGCTCTGTTGCGCGCGGCCACCTTTGTTGCGGCGGCAGCCGTGGGCGGCGGCGTGCTGTTGACCAAGCGCACCGAGGCCCATGTCGTGGAAACGGCAATCGGTGAGCGGCGCCGCTTCTATATCGGCTCACGCGCGTCGGTAGATCTCAATACGGATAGCCGCCTGCGCTGGTGGCAAACCGGCGGCGGCTTTGAAATCGCGCTCGATCGTGGGGAATGCTCCATAGCGCTGGAGGGCGAAACAACCCCGTGCATACTGCAGGCCGACGGCAATAAAATCCATCTTGCTGCTGGGCATTTCAACGTGCGCCGCCACGCGGAAGACCGGATCCGGTTGGTCCCCCTGTCGGGCGAGGCCCGGCTCGAACGCTTCGGCAAGTCACTGACGGTCGCCCGTGGCCGGCAGCTAGTCCTGACGGATCGAGAGGAAAAAATCGCGCCGATCGCATTCGCCGATCTTCACGCCTTGGCCGCCTGGCAGCGCGACGAACTCCTGTTCAACGGGCAATCGCTGGCCGAGGCTATCGCCGAATATAATCGCTACCTGCCCGTTCCGATCCAGCTGGCTGACGCCAGCCTAGCGTCCGTCCATCTCGGCGGTCGGTATCGATCGAGCAGCACCGACGAGTTTCTCGCAGCGCTCAAGGCCAATTATAATATTCACGCTGTACGCACCCCAACTGCGGTATTGCTGCACCACTGAACCGCCTGCTGCCAATGATACGGCGAGGCTGCGCAGCAGATTGCGCCAAGTTTCGTGCCTCGTTGCCGTGATGCACGATAGATGCCTGCATGACGTTCAGGCGGCGTTTTTGAACAATATGTCGTTGTTCACTTGAGAAGACCCATAATCCGATATTCACAGACTCAAACGCACTCGCCGGGGGCCGGACGTTCGTTCATTCCTTCGCTCGGGTAGCCGGCATTTTACCGTTTCGGCAGGCGCGCTGGACCAGATCCATGCGACTTCACCCGGCCATGGCACGCATCTGCAGCCAAAAAGTTCCGCTCCGCAGCATTTTTCCGAAGATGCCAAAGCAGATCGCGTGAACGCTCTGTACCGACGTTGCAAAAGAGAAACAGTAGCGGGCGGGATTTGCCCGGCAAATTCTCATCAGTTTGCTTCCACGCCAATCGCAGCATTATTCATAAATCAGAAATAAATGGGATCTTGCGGATCCCTTGATGGGGTTTTTGATAATGTCTGATGTTCCGTTCGCTCGGCGTATCCGATTGCTCTTGATCAGCCTGCCGCTCGCGACAGGGCTTACGACAGCCCTTTCCGCTCAGAATGCCGCACCGCAGGACGAGCCGTCGATCGTGGTTACAGGTTCGCGCATCGCTCGGCCGACGCTCGATTCACCGATCCCCGTCACCACGCTGTCGGCAGCGGATCTCTCGAAGACCGGGCAGATCAATATCGGCGATACGCTCACGAGGCTGCCTGCGTTGAGCACCAGCTTCAATCAGGCGGGATCGACCGGCTTCATCGGAACCTCCGGCCTCAACATTCTCGACCTCCGCTCGCTTGGCCAGTCGCGCACACTGGTGCTTGTCGATGGACGCCGTCACATCACGTCGCAGGAAGGCGAGTTTCTCGTCGATACCAACACGATCCCGAACGACCTGATCGATCGGGTCGATATCGTCACCGGGGGCAGTTCTGCCGTTTACGGTTCGGACGCCATGGCCGGGGTCGTCAATTTCGTCCTCAAAAAGGACTTTGACGGACTGCGCCTGAACGCGCAGGGCGGGATCACGTCCCATGGCGACAAAGGCACCTACAAATTGTCCGGTGTCTTCGGCAAGAACTTTGCCGAAGGCCGTGGTAATATCGCTGTCGCGCTCGAATATGATCAGGCGCACTTGGTAACCTACGCCGATCGCGACGATATCACCGGTGCATTTTCCGGGCGCAATCAATTCCAGCAGATCGAGAATCCGACGCTGGACAATACGACGCCAGACCGCACGTTCCTGAACCACGTGCACAGCTACGGCTATTCGCCCGGAGGCAACTTCATCGCTTATTCCGGCAGCAGCATCCGCACCTGCGCAGAGGGCGTGGCGGCGGCATGTCTGCCGAACGGTTTTCCGCGCATCTTCCAGTTCGGACAGAACGGCAACCTCAGCGAGATCAATTACGGCACCGACTTCCGCCCCGCCGGCTCAAGCAACAACCAGGGCGGCGACGGCTCCACGCTGAACGAGAAGGGCACGTTGCAGCCGGCGTACAAGCGCTACGTCGCCAATATCATCGGCCACTATGATGTGTCGGATGCCTTCCGCCCGTATTTCGAGGCGAAGTTCGTTCGCGTGAACTCGTTCAACCAGGCCAGTGGCACCTTCTCCCAGGGCGGCGGCCAGGGCCCTGACGAAGAAGCGTATAACGACTATACGGTTATACCTATCCAGTTCGACAATGCGTTTCTGACGCCGCAGGCGCGCGGGATCGTCCAGTCGCTGCTGCCCGCGGGCTCCAGCTTCTTCACGCTCAACCGCAACAGCAATGATTTGGGGACACGCGACGAACGCGATCGCCGCGATACCTGGCGTATCGTGGGCGGCGTGCAAGGCACCTTCAACGACGACTGGAAATATGACGTCGCCGTCAATTACGGCCGCCTGAAAAAGCACAGCACCTTCTATAACAACCGCGTCGAGCAGAATTTCTACAATGCGATCGATGCCGTCCGGAACGGGGCCGGTCAGGTCGTCTGCCGGATCAACCAGACGAGCGTCACCGATCCCAATTGCGTACCGCTGGATATTCTCGGCGAGAATGCGACTGGACAATCAGCTGCGCAGCGTTCCGCAGCGCTTGCTTATGCCTTCACCAATTCGCACCGGACGGGCCGCGCTTCCGAACTCGACGTCACGGCCAACGTGACCGGCGACAGTTCGCAATTGTTCGAGCTGCCGGGCGGGCCGGTTCGCTTCTCGATCGGGGGCGAATATCGCCGCGAGACCGCGTCTTATGCCTATGACGAACTGGTGAGTTCGGGTGCGACCTTCCTGAACGCCATTCCGGATTTCAATCCTCCGTCATTCGCGGTGAAGGAGGCGTTCGGCGAGATCGAATTCCCGATCCTGCGCAACCGCCCCTTCTTTGAAGAGCTGTCGTTGAACGGAGCGGGCCGCGTTTCCGATTATAAGGGCACTGCAGGGACGGTCTGGGCCTATAATGGTGGCGTGGTTTATGCGCCGATCCGCGACATAAGGTTCCGCGTGAACTACTCGAGATCCGTCCGGGCGCCGACGCTGGGGGACCTCTATTCCTCGAATTCGATCGACTATGCGGGCGTGGACGATCCCTGCGATGTGAATTTCATCAACAAGGGTTCGGCGACCCGGGTCCAGAATTGCCGCACCGCAGGCGTGCCCGTGGGGTATGAGAATTCGACGACCCGTTCCAGCACGCTCCAGATCCTGTCCGGCGGCAATTCGAATCTGGGAATCGAAAAATCGCGCAGCTGGACATATGGCGTCGTTCTTCAGCCGCGTTTCATTCCCGGGCTTTCGCTGACCGTCGATTATTACGACATCAAGATCCGCTCGGTGATTTCGGCGGTCGACGCGCAGAGCATATTGAACGGCTGCTACGATGCCGCCGATCTCAACAACTCCTTCTGCGGCCTGATCTTCCCTCGCTCGACCAGCGGTGATTTCCAGACGCCCGCACTGCTGCAATCGTCGCTGAACTTCTCGGCCGAGCGCGCCAAAGGCATCGATGCCGATCTTGCCTACAATCATGCATTCAATGCGGACAACAAACTCGCCTTGCGCGTGATCGGTACGTACAATCGCTATCGGACCGACTTCCCTTATGTTGACGATCCCTCACGGCCGCAGCGTCTGAAGGGCGGTCTGGGCCAGCCGCGCGTCCAATTCAACGCGAGCGCCGATTATACGTTCAAGGGCCTGACGGTCGGATACACGTTCCGCTTCATCGGCAAGCAGTCGATAACCGATTACGAAACCCAGCATGCCGTCCCTGGCCTGGATGGCACGCCATATGATCCTTATTATGCGGATCGCGTGAACTATCCGAGCGTTATGTACCATGATGTGCGTGCGACCGTTCAGGTCAACAGACAGCTGAGCGTCTATGGGGGCGTTGACAACCTTACGGACCGCAAGCCGCCTTATGGTCTGTTCGGCAATGGCAATGGCTACAACACCTACGACACCATCTACGACAATATCGGCCGCTTCATGTATTTGGGCGTGCGTGTAGCCATATAACCCGCAGCAATGCGGCCGAGCGCTATAGCTCGAATGACGCTGGATGGGGGCGCTGCTGTCGATCCGACCGCTCGCCCCCGGACGGCCACCGGCTTACTGGCCAATATACGCATCGTGTACAATCAACGGTCACATCGCCTCCCGCCCGCCAGTCTTTCGCATCGCGATGCCACTCCTAATTCGTTCGATCATTCGGGCTTTGGTCGAGGAAAGCCGAGATAGGCTTCGGCGCAATTCGATACTTTACCGGCAATCTCGCTCCTGAAGGCGGATATGCCACGGGCTCGACAGGCAAGC
This DNA window, taken from Sphingomonas sp. AP4-R1, encodes the following:
- a CDS encoding FecR family protein; protein product: MKDVMTPAPKIETEAAAWLAALDAGTADRAAFEAWRSKPAHALAFIRLEHTWRTLDRLRDPAMSEPSPQDAQAASSPAPETHASRVDRRALLRAATFVAAAAVGGGVLLTKRTEAHVVETAIGERRRFYIGSRASVDLNTDSRLRWWQTGGGFEIALDRGECSIALEGETTPCILQADGNKIHLAAGHFNVRRHAEDRIRLVPLSGEARLERFGKSLTVARGRQLVLTDREEKIAPIAFADLHALAAWQRDELLFNGQSLAEAIAEYNRYLPVPIQLADASLASVHLGGRYRSSSTDEFLAALKANYNIHAVRTPTAVLLHH
- a CDS encoding TonB-dependent receptor → MSDVPFARRIRLLLISLPLATGLTTALSAQNAAPQDEPSIVVTGSRIARPTLDSPIPVTTLSAADLSKTGQINIGDTLTRLPALSTSFNQAGSTGFIGTSGLNILDLRSLGQSRTLVLVDGRRHITSQEGEFLVDTNTIPNDLIDRVDIVTGGSSAVYGSDAMAGVVNFVLKKDFDGLRLNAQGGITSHGDKGTYKLSGVFGKNFAEGRGNIAVALEYDQAHLVTYADRDDITGAFSGRNQFQQIENPTLDNTTPDRTFLNHVHSYGYSPGGNFIAYSGSSIRTCAEGVAAACLPNGFPRIFQFGQNGNLSEINYGTDFRPAGSSNNQGGDGSTLNEKGTLQPAYKRYVANIIGHYDVSDAFRPYFEAKFVRVNSFNQASGTFSQGGGQGPDEEAYNDYTVIPIQFDNAFLTPQARGIVQSLLPAGSSFFTLNRNSNDLGTRDERDRRDTWRIVGGVQGTFNDDWKYDVAVNYGRLKKHSTFYNNRVEQNFYNAIDAVRNGAGQVVCRINQTSVTDPNCVPLDILGENATGQSAAQRSAALAYAFTNSHRTGRASELDVTANVTGDSSQLFELPGGPVRFSIGGEYRRETASYAYDELVSSGATFLNAIPDFNPPSFAVKEAFGEIEFPILRNRPFFEELSLNGAGRVSDYKGTAGTVWAYNGGVVYAPIRDIRFRVNYSRSVRAPTLGDLYSSNSIDYAGVDDPCDVNFINKGSATRVQNCRTAGVPVGYENSTTRSSTLQILSGGNSNLGIEKSRSWTYGVVLQPRFIPGLSLTVDYYDIKIRSVISAVDAQSILNGCYDAADLNNSFCGLIFPRSTSGDFQTPALLQSSLNFSAERAKGIDADLAYNHAFNADNKLALRVIGTYNRYRTDFPYVDDPSRPQRLKGGLGQPRVQFNASADYTFKGLTVGYTFRFIGKQSITDYETQHAVPGLDGTPYDPYYADRVNYPSVMYHDVRATVQVNRQLSVYGGVDNLTDRKPPYGLFGNGNGYNTYDTIYDNIGRFMYLGVRVAI